A portion of the Polaribacter cellanae genome contains these proteins:
- a CDS encoding DUF5522 domain-containing protein, whose product MYNKILPLEEGDFYLNEQGYKVFTEKFHLKRGYCCKSGCKHCPYGYDKKTDSFK is encoded by the coding sequence ATGTACAATAAAATACTACCTTTAGAGGAGGGAGATTTTTACTTGAACGAACAAGGTTACAAAGTTTTTACAGAAAAATTCCATTTAAAAAGAGGGTATTGCTGTAAAAGCGGTTGCAAACACTGCCCTTATGGATATGATAAAAAAACCGATAGTTTTAAATAA
- a CDS encoding TlpA family protein disulfide reductase, whose product MKKTFLIILLLANTLQAQVQTLIGTLTKHAGQKITLTGFNYYKTLDLATTVVDSLGNFSLNYSKDYKGMGVLKTQDNSSLIVVLTGPKTQIIGTHLNEVDGLQFLNSLENNQFVKYAKTHIQSKQVYKAWRYLKPKYSSEAALQTQKKALKTINKELQRLEQVDSIALKLIPENSYLHWFLPLQTLVNNMPENIYNYTERLPKNIQQFRSINFNHPNFKTSGLFKELIEGHYFLLENRGPNLDSVYVQMNISTDYLIKNLKENDSLLNTVSEHLFKYFEKRSLYPAAAHLANQMLSQNQCVLNTSLANTMQKYKDLKVGNKAPDIQLNTTTKLSTIKKPILLVFGASWCSHCKEDAQKLLKYYTTWKAKKNLEVVYVSLDTNKKEFKKAYQNKPWQTYCDYKGWETQAAKKYYINATPTYFLLDKDLNILLHPRSLEQVDVWVNYKL is encoded by the coding sequence ATGAAAAAAACATTTCTAATAATACTCTTACTAGCAAATACATTACAAGCCCAAGTTCAAACCTTAATTGGTACACTCACAAAACATGCAGGGCAAAAAATAACCTTAACAGGTTTTAACTATTACAAAACATTAGATTTAGCTACAACCGTGGTAGATAGTCTGGGTAATTTTAGCCTAAATTACTCAAAAGACTACAAGGGTATGGGGGTCTTAAAAACCCAAGACAATAGTAGTTTAATAGTTGTGCTTACAGGACCTAAAACACAAATTATAGGCACACATTTAAACGAAGTAGATGGTTTACAGTTTCTAAATAGCTTAGAAAACAACCAATTTGTAAAGTATGCCAAAACACATATACAAAGTAAGCAAGTTTACAAAGCATGGCGTTATTTAAAGCCCAAATATAGCAGTGAAGCTGCTCTACAAACACAAAAAAAAGCACTAAAAACCATAAACAAAGAGCTACAACGTTTAGAGCAGGTAGATAGTATCGCTTTAAAATTAATACCAGAAAACAGTTATTTGCATTGGTTTTTACCCCTACAAACTTTGGTAAACAACATGCCAGAAAATATATATAATTATACAGAGCGTTTGCCTAAAAACATACAACAATTTAGAAGTATTAATTTTAACCACCCAAATTTTAAAACCAGTGGTTTATTTAAAGAATTAATAGAAGGGCATTATTTTTTATTAGAAAATAGGGGGCCAAATTTAGATAGTGTGTATGTGCAAATGAATATAAGTACAGATTATTTAATTAAAAACTTAAAAGAGAACGATAGTTTGTTAAACACAGTATCAGAACACTTATTTAAGTATTTCGAAAAGCGAAGTTTATACCCTGCAGCTGCACATTTAGCAAACCAAATGCTAAGCCAAAACCAATGTGTATTAAATACTAGCTTAGCCAATACAATGCAAAAATATAAAGATTTAAAAGTAGGCAATAAGGCACCAGATATACAACTAAATACAACTACGAAATTAAGTACTATTAAAAAACCAATATTGCTTGTGTTTGGAGCTAGTTGGTGTAGTCATTGTAAAGAAGATGCACAAAAATTACTTAAATACTATACAACATGGAAAGCTAAAAAAAATCTAGAAGTAGTATATGTAAGTCTAGATACAAACAAAAAAGAATTTAAAAAGGCATACCAAAATAAACCTTGGCAAACCTATTGCGATTATAAAGGTTGGGAAACCCAAGCAGCAAAAAAATATTATATAAACGCAACACCAACCTATTTTTTATTAGATAAAGATTTAAACATATTGCTACATCCAAGATCTTTAGAACAAGTAGATGTTTGGGTAAACTATAAACTATAA
- a CDS encoding ABC transporter substrate-binding protein, with product MNFKDQINNVFELKKTPKRIISLVPSQTELLVDLGLENCIVGVTKFCVHPKNIRKTTTVVGGTKTIHIDKIKALKPDIILCNKEENTKEIVEICQKIAPTHVSDIYTINDSIEVIKQYGAIFSKQKEAQNLVLKLHAILEDFNQFIKNKPTLKVIYFIWKNPWMIAGNTTFINYLLALNNFKNVYENLPRYPEITIENLKESDLILLSSEPYPFKDKHIVEIKKYAKNAKIILVDGEYFSWYGSRLLKAFDYFKELRKRM from the coding sequence ATGAATTTTAAAGACCAAATAAACAATGTTTTTGAATTAAAAAAAACGCCAAAACGTATTATTTCTTTAGTACCAAGCCAAACAGAATTATTAGTCGATTTAGGCTTGGAAAATTGTATTGTAGGAGTCACTAAATTTTGTGTGCATCCAAAAAATATTAGAAAAACAACAACTGTTGTTGGTGGAACAAAAACAATACATATTGATAAAATAAAAGCATTAAAACCAGATATTATTCTTTGTAATAAGGAAGAAAACACCAAAGAAATTGTTGAAATCTGTCAAAAAATTGCGCCAACTCATGTTTCAGATATTTATACAATTAACGATTCTATTGAAGTAATTAAACAATATGGAGCCATTTTTTCAAAACAAAAAGAAGCCCAAAATTTAGTTTTAAAACTACATGCAATTCTTGAAGATTTTAATCAATTTATAAAAAACAAACCCACTTTAAAAGTTATTTATTTTATTTGGAAAAATCCTTGGATGATTGCTGGAAATACTACGTTTATCAATTATTTGTTGGCATTAAATAATTTTAAAAACGTGTATGAGAATCTACCAAGATACCCAGAAATTACCATAGAAAATTTAAAGGAGTCTGATTTAATTCTACTTTCTTCTGAGCCTTATCCTTTTAAAGATAAACATATTGTAGAAATTAAAAAATATGCTAAAAACGCTAAAATTATTTTAGTGGATGGCGAATATTTTTCTTGGTATGGAAGTAGACTTTTAAAAGCCTTTGATTATTTTAAAGAATTACGAAAGCGAATGTAA
- the pyrF gene encoding orotidine-5'-phosphate decarboxylase, producing the protein MTTQELVAQIQKKKSFLCIGLDVDLDKIPPYLLKEEDPIFAFNKAIIDATHHLCVSYKPNIAFYEAYGLKGWKSLEKTINYLNENYPEIFTIADAKRGDIGNTSTMYAKAFFKDLVFDSVTVAPYMGKDSVEPFLAFKDKHTIMLALTSNEGAFDFQTKQIDDKELYKHVLETSKSWKNAKNLMYVVGATKAEYFKEIRKIVPDSFLLVPGVGAQGGNLQEVCKYGLSKNIGLLINSSRGIIYASKEPNFAEEAAKKALELQVQMAAVLN; encoded by the coding sequence ATGACCACACAAGAATTAGTCGCTCAGATTCAAAAGAAAAAATCTTTTTTATGCATTGGTTTAGATGTAGATTTAGACAAGATTCCTCCTTATTTATTAAAGGAGGAAGATCCTATTTTTGCTTTTAATAAAGCAATTATAGATGCGACTCATCACCTTTGTGTTTCTTACAAACCAAACATTGCTTTTTATGAAGCTTATGGTTTAAAAGGATGGAAATCTTTGGAAAAAACCATTAATTATCTAAATGAAAACTATCCAGAAATTTTTACAATTGCAGATGCAAAACGTGGCGATATTGGAAATACTTCCACGATGTATGCAAAAGCTTTTTTTAAGGATTTGGTCTTCGATTCTGTTACAGTTGCTCCTTACATGGGAAAAGATTCTGTGGAGCCTTTTTTAGCTTTTAAAGATAAACATACCATTATGTTAGCCTTAACTTCCAATGAAGGTGCTTTCGATTTTCAAACAAAACAGATTGATGATAAGGAATTATACAAACACGTTTTAGAAACTTCTAAATCTTGGAAAAATGCTAAAAACCTAATGTACGTTGTAGGTGCTACAAAAGCTGAATATTTTAAGGAAATTAGAAAAATAGTTCCCGATTCTTTTTTATTAGTTCCTGGTGTTGGTGCACAAGGAGGAAATTTGCAAGAGGTTTGTAAATATGGACTTTCAAAAAATATTGGTTTGTTAATTAATTCTTCTCGAGGAATTATTTATGCTTCTAAAGAGCCTAATTTTGCTGAAGAGGCTGCTAAAAAAGCATTAGAATTACAAGTTCAAATGGCTGCTGTTTTAAATTAA
- a CDS encoding Lacal_2735 family protein, with translation MSRINQLQTYRKHLEDRYSKLLEKSNDYKYIDESKSDFAAFKAMKILDKINRVSYLDREVLHSLS, from the coding sequence ATGTCACGAATTAACCAATTACAAACTTACAGAAAGCACTTAGAAGATAGGTACAGCAAGTTATTAGAAAAGTCTAACGACTATAAATATATAGATGAATCGAAAAGTGATTTTGCAGCTTTTAAAGCGATGAAAATTTTAGATAAAATAAACAGAGTAAGTTATTTAGATAGAGAAGTCTTACATTCGCTTTCGTAA
- a CDS encoding FISUMP domain-containing protein, translated as MKKILFSVAFIAAIFTSMAQVGVGTTTPHSSAILEVQSTTKGFLPPRMTLAQIKAIATPAEGLIVYCLNCTTKGLYVYNGFEFIDFFYGQNTYMKPVNGVVAASTNPANGCTPSLADLAATGLTGLTGTKTAYEEAIADASPAPTTLLDLQTIVNEVNTAALNAIVTASTNPAAGGTPSLADLTAVGLTGLTAASQTIYEEAIAEASPTPTTLAELQTVIDRATPAAINRIVALSTNPAAGGTPRFADLTAVGLTNLEARVGQIAYEEAIADASPAPTTLAELQTVINRANTAELNAIVTASTNPATGGTPSLANLTAISVTKVKARVGQIAYEEAIADAAPAPTTLAELQAIIDATNVVYSRDRTTAVVELTGPDGRVWMDRNLGATHAATSRSDVAAYGDLYQWGRHKDGHEKRTSTVISTQATTADPEHGNFIKHASNWTTFANSSTLWQGNLNDPCPVGYRVPTEAELTALRANFNPNNTDGAFTALKIPSSGFRHYTTGQFLHVGNYGYLWSSTVSTTANKSKSLDIANQGSKMYDSPRSYGLSIRCIKN; from the coding sequence GTGAAAAAAATTTTATTTAGCGTTGCATTTATTGCAGCAATCTTTACAAGTATGGCGCAGGTAGGTGTGGGTACAACAACCCCACACAGCTCTGCAATTTTAGAAGTGCAAAGTACTACAAAAGGTTTCTTACCCCCACGTATGACTTTAGCACAAATAAAAGCCATAGCAACACCTGCAGAAGGTTTAATAGTATATTGTTTAAACTGTACCACAAAAGGTCTTTATGTATACAATGGTTTCGAATTTATAGATTTTTTCTATGGTCAAAACACATATATGAAGCCAGTTAATGGTGTTGTTGCAGCTTCTACCAACCCAGCAAATGGGTGTACACCAAGTTTAGCAGATTTAGCAGCAACTGGTCTTACAGGACTTACAGGAACTAAAACAGCTTACGAAGAGGCTATTGCAGATGCTTCTCCTGCACCAACTACCTTGCTCGATTTGCAAACAATAGTCAATGAAGTAAATACAGCTGCACTTAATGCTATTGTTACAGCTTCTACCAACCCAGCAGCTGGAGGTACACCAAGTTTAGCAGATTTAACAGCAGTTGGTCTTACAGGACTTACAGCAGCAAGTCAAACAATTTACGAAGAGGCTATTGCAGAAGCTTCTCCTACACCAACTACCTTGGCAGAGTTGCAAACAGTAATCGATAGAGCAACTCCAGCTGCAATTAATCGTATTGTTGCGCTTTCTACCAACCCAGCAGCTGGAGGTACACCAAGGTTTGCAGATTTAACAGCAGTTGGTCTTACAAATTTAGAAGCTAGAGTAGGTCAAATAGCTTACGAGGAGGCTATTGCAGATGCTTCTCCTGCACCAACTACCTTGGCTGAGTTGCAAACAGTAATCAATAGAGCAAATACAGCTGAACTTAATGCTATTGTTACAGCTTCTACCAACCCAGCAACTGGGGGCACACCAAGTTTAGCCAATTTAACAGCAATTAGTGTTACAAAAGTAAAAGCTAGAGTAGGTCAAATAGCTTACGAGGAGGCTATTGCAGATGCTGCTCCTGCACCAACCACGTTGGCAGAGTTGCAAGCAATTATCGATGCAACAAACGTAGTTTATAGTAGAGATAGAACTACAGCAGTAGTAGAGCTTACAGGACCTGATGGACGTGTTTGGATGGATCGTAATTTGGGAGCGACACATGCAGCAACAAGTAGATCCGATGTAGCTGCTTATGGCGATTTGTACCAATGGGGTAGACATAAAGATGGGCATGAGAAAAGAACTTCTACAGTAATTAGTACACAAGCTACAACTGCAGACCCTGAACATGGAAATTTTATTAAACATGCTTCTAACTGGACAACCTTTGCTAATAGTAGTACATTATGGCAAGGAAATTTAAACGACCCTTGCCCTGTAGGATATAGAGTACCAACAGAAGCGGAGTTAACTGCTTTGCGAGCAAACTTTAATCCTAATAATACGGATGGTGCCTTTACAGCTTTAAAGATTCCATCTTCAGGTTTTCGACACTATACTACTGGTCAATTTCTACATGTAGGCAATTACGGTTACCTTTGGTCTAGTACAGTAAGTACTACTGCTAATAAATCAAAGAGTTTGGACATTGCGAATCAAGGTTCAAAGATGTATGATAGCCCTCGTTCGTACGGGTTATCAATACGTTGCATTAAAAATTAA
- a CDS encoding DUF4197 domain-containing protein: protein MIKRILVLLVAINFVGCAELQNVVNNLPNGGGLSQEQIGKGLKQALDNGIKNQVSKLTSKDGFYRNELVKIVLPKELQAVDKGLRKIGLSNLADEGIKVLNRAAEDAVKTATPIFVNAVKEITFADAKDILLGDQNAATTYLKTKTSQNLFASFSPVINKSFAKVGADKIWNNLISRYNSIPFVSKVNPDLTQYVTEEALKGVFTMIEVEEKGIREKVGLRNTALLKQVFALQDNK from the coding sequence ATGATAAAGAGAATTTTAGTTTTATTAGTAGCAATTAACTTTGTAGGATGTGCAGAATTGCAAAATGTTGTAAATAATTTACCAAATGGAGGTGGTTTAAGCCAAGAACAAATAGGTAAAGGATTAAAACAGGCATTGGATAATGGAATTAAAAATCAGGTTTCGAAATTAACTTCTAAAGATGGTTTTTATAGAAACGAATTAGTAAAAATAGTTTTACCTAAAGAATTACAAGCTGTAGACAAAGGTTTACGTAAAATAGGTTTAAGTAATTTAGCAGACGAAGGCATTAAAGTTTTAAATAGGGCTGCAGAAGATGCCGTAAAAACGGCAACGCCAATTTTTGTAAACGCAGTTAAAGAAATTACGTTTGCAGATGCCAAAGACATTTTATTAGGAGACCAAAATGCGGCAACTACTTATTTAAAAACAAAAACTTCGCAGAATTTATTTGCAAGTTTTAGTCCAGTTATAAATAAATCTTTTGCTAAAGTTGGCGCAGATAAAATTTGGAATAACTTAATTTCTCGTTATAATTCTATTCCTTTTGTAAGTAAAGTAAACCCAGATTTAACCCAATATGTTACAGAAGAAGCTTTAAAAGGAGTCTTTACGATGATTGAAGTAGAGGAAAAAGGAATCCGTGAAAAGGTTGGTTTAAGAAATACAGCTTTGTTAAAGCAAGTTTTTGCGTTGCAAGATAATAAATAA
- a CDS encoding DUF4136 domain-containing protein, translated as MKLLKLFILIFAVVLSSCSSIKVATDYDSKVNFSKYKTFAFYKTGIDKAEISDLDKKRILRAIESELLALGFTKSENPDMLVSIFTKSREKVNVSQNNFGYGFGWGWNPWMWNGMNNNVNVSQYTEGTLFIDFIDKDRKELVWQGVGTGALKMSNREKKEARIKEFVKEIVSKFPPGKEKK; from the coding sequence ATGAAATTATTAAAACTTTTTATTTTAATTTTTGCGGTTGTACTGTCTTCTTGTAGCTCCATAAAAGTAGCTACAGATTACGATTCTAAAGTAAATTTTTCTAAATACAAAACCTTTGCATTTTATAAAACAGGAATCGATAAAGCAGAAATTTCTGATCTAGATAAAAAAAGAATTTTACGTGCAATAGAGTCTGAGTTGCTCGCTTTAGGTTTTACAAAATCTGAAAACCCAGATATGTTGGTAAGTATTTTTACAAAATCGAGAGAAAAAGTAAATGTATCTCAGAATAATTTTGGTTATGGTTTTGGCTGGGGCTGGAACCCTTGGATGTGGAATGGAATGAATAATAATGTAAATGTTTCGCAATATACAGAAGGGACTTTATTTATCGATTTTATAGATAAAGATAGGAAAGAATTGGTTTGGCAGGGTGTTGGAACAGGTGCTTTAAAAATGAGCAACAGAGAGAAAAAAGAAGCCAGAATTAAAGAGTTTGTGAAGGAAATTGTTTCTAAATTTCCTCCAGGAAAAGAGAAAAAGTAA